AGAAAGCACCCTGCTGTCATCGCCAAAGGCAAGACCATCGACATGAGCGACCTGGAAGCGGATTGGTTAGTCATGTTCCAAAAAGAGTAAGTAGTGGTATCAAAGGTGATTTTTTGCCGAAAATTGTATATGAAACCCTAACATTTGCAGCCACTACAAAATACTCTACGcgatttttgccatttttgttCCGACAGTGGTACCGGTGTTCTATTGGAACGAGACTTGGTGGAACGCTTTTTTCACCGCGTACATGTTCAGGAGTATCCTTGTGCTCAACATTACTTGGCTAGTCAATAGCGCAGCTCACTTGTGGGGTAACAAACCTTTTGACAAGTGAGtgtaatatttgtttttttttaagtatatcgtaaaaacaacatttttcctCTGTTAGATATATGAAACCAGTAGAGTCCAGCTTCGTTGCCTATGTCTCAGTAGGTGAAGGATGGCATAACTACCATCACGCTTTCCCATGGGATTACAGAGCTGCCGAATTCGGATCCAAATACAGCATTACCACCATGGTTATCGATATCTTGGCTTATTTCGGTCTGGCTTACGACCTCAGGTCCACGCCCTATCATATGGTGAAAAGGTGCACAGATATCTCCGACAGTTCCTTCAGTATGGATTAAcaaaatgttgatatttttcaggAGGGTGGAACGTACAGGAGATGGTTCTCACCCAATATTCGGACACCATGCAGAGAAATTGGAAAGGACTGgaaaattggaagaaaagGATGTAACAGagattatgaaaaataaggAAGCGGGTACGGTGCGAAGATTGGCCACAGCTCAGgggtaaaaaagaaaaatacaacttttttttgatCGGTGATAAGTCCTTTCTGGTTAAATCTTCTCATTTTTGTTCTTGTTTAGCCcgtttttaaatgttcttgATGACTATGTTTACGACAAGTTCTCTTGTTAGTAGTCTTTCTGTATTAGTTACCCTGATTTAGACTAGAATGTTATTGTAGTAGAGAatgattacatattttaatgtcttACGTATTTCAACCATCCAaccatcatttttattttatgtttataatGCGGATATTATTGTTTACGTTTGTTGCATAGTTATAAGGCAAACATGGCCACGGATTGCGTGGGaaactttaatgaaaatatcacattttcgTGCCATAATGGTCATCACTAGTTGGTACATTATTTTATTCGTCATAAAAGAGATTGTTAGAACCACTCATTTGATTATTGTCAAAACTCCAATTTACCAAATCGAAATATAGAACATTCGTGCTGAACGTGGCTTCCCTGAAAACTTCTCATATTGAATAAGAAGGAAAAGGACTATTTTGTCGTTTAACAATACCAATTTTATCCGTTTTAATTTATCTGTTGTATCTTCTAGAATTCTCTTCTGAACGTGtacttgtatttttttctgcatACACATTTACATGTCTGCGCAATGAAGCAGGGTGGTCCACTCCTGTATGACTTACATCGGTTTTTAGAGATTTAATTGAAGAGAAGATTTATTATCAAGCGAGAAATAGCTTAAGATTGGAATTTTTCGTGATTACGCCAGAGTAGATACAACGAATATAAAGTAAGTAgtgaaattacaaaattcaaatttgcgaTTATTTCACTGGTTTCCACACACGAAATAAAGAAGATATTTACGGACACTAAG
The sequence above is a segment of the Euwallacea fornicatus isolate EFF26 chromosome 16, ASM4011564v1, whole genome shotgun sequence genome. Coding sequences within it:
- the LOC136344050 gene encoding acyl-CoA Delta-9 desaturase-like isoform X2, which translates into the protein MDLTVRKSVLVAEIQPLAHSPLTENLQPPSPNKTEDKRSQYLGLLPSEIGTDFNFKRKIVWFNAIGFLILHLNALYGVWVMIFDCCWKTNIWALLVGFSSGLGVTTGAHRLWSHKAYKATFGTRLVLILFHTLAGQNCLYIWVRDHRQHHKYSDTDADPHNANRGFFFSHVGWLMSRKHPAVIAKGKTIDMSDLEADWLVMFQKDHYKILYAIFAIFVPTVVPVFYWNETWWNAFFTAYMFRSILVLNITWLVNSAAHLWGNKPFDKYMKPVESSFVAYVSVGEGWHNYHHAFPWDYRAAEFGSKYSITTMVIDILAYFGLAYDLRSTPYHMVKRRVERTGDGSHPIFGHHAEKLERTGKLEEKDVTEIMKNKEAGTVRRLATAQG
- the LOC136344050 gene encoding acyl-CoA Delta-9 desaturase-like isoform X1; protein product: MIHIEFVKNETGPDRSVLVAEIQPLAHSPLTENLQPPSPNKTEDKRSQYLGLLPSEIGTDFNFKRKIVWFNAIGFLILHLNALYGVWVMIFDCCWKTNIWALLVGFSSGLGVTTGAHRLWSHKAYKATFGTRLVLILFHTLAGQNCLYIWVRDHRQHHKYSDTDADPHNANRGFFFSHVGWLMSRKHPAVIAKGKTIDMSDLEADWLVMFQKDHYKILYAIFAIFVPTVVPVFYWNETWWNAFFTAYMFRSILVLNITWLVNSAAHLWGNKPFDKYMKPVESSFVAYVSVGEGWHNYHHAFPWDYRAAEFGSKYSITTMVIDILAYFGLAYDLRSTPYHMVKRRVERTGDGSHPIFGHHAEKLERTGKLEEKDVTEIMKNKEAGTVRRLATAQG